Sequence from the Cupriavidus malaysiensis genome:
CGAGTCGTTCCCCAGGTCAAGGCGATGGCGCAAGTCGCGAAGGTGGGACTTGACGACCTCCCTCAGCAAGACCGGCTTGTACCCGGGGATGCGATGCTCATTGCGCTTCTGTTCAGCGGTACGTTCAGTCATGAAGTGGGCTCGTGATCCGTTCGAAGGACCCAAGCAATCGCTTCGATCCGGTGGTCGACAGTATTGAAGCACGGGCCGAGCGTATAAATTGGCTGGCCGAGCCACAATTGCTGTCGTCACCTACTATCAAGCCTTTTCACCGCACGGTGCAATTTATACGCACACCGTTCCCTATACTCTGATTCATCACCGTACCTGGGTAACGGTCACGAGATCGCGCATGGCAACCAAGGCTGAGCAGAAGGAGCAACGAGACCGCAAGCTCCGAAAGCGGATCGAGCATCTGTACACCATGAAGTATGGCGGCAGCGCCGACACCGCGGCCCTATTGGGCCTGTCCGGTGCGTTGTTGTCTACCAGTCCTCTGTTGGGATCAGCATTCAGCGGCCTGCCCTTCTCTCTGCTGCCTCCAGCCGCGGCCGCCCTCGGTGCCGGATGGATGGCATACCGTGCCATGGAGCCTTGGCGCCACGAACACGCACTCCCCTCCAGCGTAGGGATCCGTTCGGACTTGCCGCCCGTGGTGCCGGGGCCGGGTGATCCAGCGCCCGGCCTGCTGATCGGCTACAAAACGGACACTGGCGAGCCCGTCTACATCCCATACGCTACGCTGGTCCGACATATGTTCATTCTCGGCCAGTCCGGCGTCGGGAAGACTGTCGCGGCGTCGCTGATGATGTTCCAGCAAATCCTGAGCGGAGGCGGCCTGCTCTTCATCGACGGCAAGATCGACGCGTTGAACATCGAGCAGATTTACCACTTCTGCTGCTATGCGGGCCGAGAGCACGATCTCATCGTCATCAATCCAGACGATCCGGACAACTCGAACACCTACAACCAGGTGCTATTTGGCGATCCGGATGAGGTGGCGGACCGTATCCTCCAGCTCATTCCCAGCACGGAAAGTAACCCGGGCTCCGACCACTACAAGCAGGAAGCCAAACAGGCTTTGACGACGCTGATCGCAGCCCTGCAGACCGCTCGAATGGCCTACAACATGATCGACCTCACGGTCCTGTTGATGAACTCGAACGTGCTGCTGGAACTGGAGCGCAAGCTCGCCCACATCGCCCCAGGCAGCGAGGAGTCGAAGAACTACAGCCTCTTCCTCGACAAGTTCCGGGTTCCCATCGAGGACCGGCGCAGCGGCTTGCCGCCTGGCAGCATCGACGTCAAGAAGCTCAAGGATACCTTCGGCGGCATTGGCGGCCGGCTATTCTCGTTTGGCACCAACAAGTTCGGCAGGGTGGTCAACACCTACGACCCGGATCTCAACCTCTACGAGGCGATCCGCGGTAACAAGATCGTCTACATTGCGCTGCCGACGATGGGCAAGGACACAACCGCCCGTAACTTCGGCAAGATGACGATCGGTGATCTGCGAACAGCCATCTCGTGGCTGCAAAAGCTACCCGAGGATGAGCGGCCGTGGCCCCCGTTTATGGCCTTCTGCGACGAGGCTGGTTCCTACGTCAATGAGGCATGGTCACGGATTCCCGAGCAGGCCCGGAGTGCCAGGGTGTTCTTCATGCCGGCTGCGCAAACGTGCGCCAACTTCCAAGCTATCTCGGACGAGCTCTATGAGATGGTGATCGGTAACTCCGCAGTCAAACTCTTCTTCCAGATCGGCACCCAGTCCTCAGCTGA
This genomic interval carries:
- a CDS encoding type IV secretory system conjugative DNA transfer family protein — its product is MATKAEQKEQRDRKLRKRIEHLYTMKYGGSADTAALLGLSGALLSTSPLLGSAFSGLPFSLLPPAAAALGAGWMAYRAMEPWRHEHALPSSVGIRSDLPPVVPGPGDPAPGLLIGYKTDTGEPVYIPYATLVRHMFILGQSGVGKTVAASLMMFQQILSGGGLLFIDGKIDALNIEQIYHFCCYAGREHDLIVINPDDPDNSNTYNQVLFGDPDEVADRILQLIPSTESNPGSDHYKQEAKQALTTLIAALQTARMAYNMIDLTVLLMNSNVLLELERKLAHIAPGSEESKNYSLFLDKFRVPIEDRRSGLPPGSIDVKKLKDTFGGIGGRLFSFGTNKFGRVVNTYDPDLNLYEAIRGNKIVYIALPTMGKDTTARNFGKMTIGDLRTAISWLQKLPEDERPWPPFMAFCDEAGSYVNEAWSRIPEQARSARVFFMPAAQTCANFQAISDELYEMVIGNSAVKLFFQIGTQSSAEEAADLIGKYKGVLKSLSGTQTESSSASFLRAAPESNVGSGAAMNTGERQQEMHILSPDQLKSLEKGECIMLLEGKKIYNLRVPMLSLDSATKARFGRFTPNRFRTTGVVRTENLIGKRHYARYQEGANFFKNVDRYLSTADMRSYEQENKKKDKQMLAEEKAKTDAVLRAKGIEPEASVVVEEEYA